Proteins co-encoded in one Cupriavidus nantongensis genomic window:
- a CDS encoding ComF family protein, translating into MQGHGQTGQQGQQEPARGQALPKAPDEQGRRARWAATGRQVYARAAQAAGAAGRAWSGAREQLLPSACALCGAVQRQVVCAPCAADLLRPVRRCPVCALALGRHLHCPACGASPRAFDHAHTLGDYASPQDQLVLALKFGHALPLAAWLAARLADGLPGAWAAARHAAPDLIVPVPLSPQRLAARGFNQAWEIARPLARRLGLRADPVLLQRQRDTGSQRALDLAARQVNLRGAFAPTRATRLDGLHVALVDDVMTSGATLHEAAAVLKARGAVRVSVIVALRTP; encoded by the coding sequence ATGCAGGGACACGGGCAGACAGGGCAGCAAGGACAACAGGAACCGGCGCGCGGGCAGGCTCTGCCCAAGGCGCCGGACGAACAAGGCCGCCGCGCCCGATGGGCCGCGACCGGACGGCAAGTATACGCGCGCGCCGCGCAGGCTGCCGGCGCCGCCGGCCGCGCCTGGTCCGGTGCGCGCGAACAGTTGCTGCCGAGCGCCTGCGCGCTGTGCGGGGCGGTGCAGCGGCAGGTGGTGTGCGCGCCCTGCGCCGCCGACCTGCTGCGCCCGGTGCGGCGCTGCCCGGTGTGCGCGTTGGCGCTGGGGCGGCATTTACACTGCCCGGCCTGCGGCGCCTCGCCGCGCGCCTTCGACCACGCCCATACGCTGGGCGACTACGCCTCGCCGCAGGACCAGCTGGTGCTGGCGTTAAAGTTCGGCCACGCCCTGCCGCTGGCGGCGTGGCTCGCCGCCAGGCTGGCGGATGGCCTGCCCGGGGCCTGGGCCGCGGCCCGGCATGCCGCACCCGACCTGATCGTGCCGGTGCCGCTGTCGCCGCAACGGCTGGCCGCGCGCGGCTTCAACCAGGCGTGGGAAATCGCGCGGCCGCTGGCGCGCCGCCTGGGCCTGCGCGCCGACCCGGTGCTGCTGCAGCGCCAGCGCGACACCGGCAGCCAGCGCGCGCTGGACCTGGCCGCGCGGCAGGTGAACCTGCGCGGCGCGTTCGCGCCGACCCGCGCCACGCGGCTCGACGGCCTGCACGTGGCGCTGGTGGACGATGTAATGACTTCCGGCGCAACCCTGCACGAGGCTGCCGCCGTGCTCAAGGCACGGGGCGCGGTCCGGGTCAGCGTGATCGTTGCGCTGCGCACGCCATAG